In Lutra lutra chromosome 5, mLutLut1.2, whole genome shotgun sequence, a single genomic region encodes these proteins:
- the MED10 gene encoding mediator of RNA polymerase II transcription subunit 10 encodes MAEKFDHLEEHLEKFVENIRQLGIIVSDFQPSSQAGLNQKLNFIVTGLQDIDKCRQQLHDITVPLEVFEYIDQGRNPQLYTKECLERALAKNEQVKGKIDTMKKFKSLLIQELSKVFPEDMAKYRSIRGEDHPPS; translated from the exons ATGGCGGAGAAGTTCGACCACCTGGAGGAGCACCTGGAGAAGTTCGTGGAGAACATCCGGCAGCTCGGCATCATTGTCAGTGACTTCCAGCCCAGCAGCCAGGCCGGGCTCAACCAGAAGCT GAATTTTATCGTTACTGGCTTACAGGATATTGATAAGTGCAGGCAGCAGCTTCACGACATTACTGTGCCTTTAGAAGTGTTTGA ATACATAGATCAAGGACGAAACCCCCAACTCTACACCAAAGAGTGCCTGGAGAGGGCTCTGGCCAAAAATGAACAAGTCAAAGGCAAGATCGACACAATGAAG aaatttaaaagtctgttGATTCAAGAACTTTCTAAAGTATTTCCTGAAGACATGGCTAAGTATCGAAGCATCCGAGGGGAGGACCACCCCCCTTCCTAA